The genomic interval AGGGGATATGAGAGCTTTGTCCACAAGGCAGGCCAATACCTGGCAAGAAAAGAGCACAGACTGTGGTCCATTTCCCTCCCTGCGGCTGATGGAGTTTTAGGAACTGATTTGGCTGAAGAAATCTGAATTCAGACGTTCattcagagcacagcagtgcctggaAGCGTCCTCCTTTGGGAAGGGGTGGCTTTAAGGGAATCTGGTCCCCAGGAGCCCCCTGGGACACTCCATCCCAAAGGCAGATGAGGCAATTAGTGTAAAAAGGAGCAAACGTGCCCTTAGTATTCATCTCTGATAAAACTGAGACGTGGGCTGCAGTTTCCAAAAGCGCTGAAGGGATCTGGATGTCATCTCAGCTTCCTCCTGCTGAACCCCCGCTTTCTTTTCTTATGCACAAGGCAAATAAGAGGATGGCTGTAATTCCCTATCAAGAAAAAACATAGAGGTTCTTGTAGGAAGGTGTATCTcagcttgcttttttgtttccagtCCCCTAACATCTTTGTGGGTAGGgagcaagagaagagaaaggcaggGACAGAGCTGCATGTAAATAAAATGACACACCAAGTTTGCCATTAGCCATCAGCTGGGCTTCAGCCCCCTAAGTGGCTGTAAATAACCCACACGTCagtgtatataaatattttgcagtcGTGCTCCATCAGGTACATACAAACAGACAGCTAATATCTCCAGCACAATGAGATATATGGCCTGCCTTCCTCTGTTCCACCCATCCAGCATCATGGCCTGTTAACTGCTTacaaaatacacacatacatcCTTGGTTTGCAACGGCCACTCTGCATCAAACTCCAGCAGCTTATGGGGATGGAgctgaatctttttttccctcctttttccGCCTCCTTTGAGGATGCTGGGTGCTGTTTGCAAAGGGTTGCAGATGAGCTCGAATACAAGAGCTGATACAGCATTGTTTTGGTGGGAGATGGACAGCTGTCAGCTTCCAGACGGTCTCCAGAAGGCAACAGAGTAAAGCAAACCTCTTCCTGATGGACTGAATGTTTTTCACAGGGCTTGGCTTCATCCAAATAAAAAAGTTAAGAGCAGCTGCCCGAATCACACTCCCACACTTACTCAAGAAGATTCATAAGGAAATAATGAGCTGGGTATCCAGCTGGGGTAAATAAACGTGCCTCAAACGATGGCACTGATGTTCTCTCTctccagcctggctgctggggcCGTGTGTGTGCATCTACAGCATCCGTAGGCCAATCCTCCCAGGCCCCACTAAGCATTTCTTCCTGTACACCGACCCACTAATTCCTTACCAGCAGAAGAGTCGTTGCTATCATATTTCCCCAAGTACACAGTGGTCTCTGCTTCATTACAAGCAGCTCATCTCATACAACCCTGTGACCCTGGCAACCTTTCAGTGGCTGCTTGCAGTCTCTGGAGGCTTAAAATTGCGTCCTCTTTACTGTGTCTTTATGAAGATTTTATAATGTTCTCTTTAGATTTCCAGGAGGGAAGGATGCTTAGATTTGCTCCCAGTGATACACGATAGAGCTCAGTTTCCCAGTGTGGGCAACAGACATCTGCCCCACCCATGAGGGTTTGATAAAAGATATAAACTCCAGAATTCTtaatttctcttctcccaggcaagCAACCTAAAGGCACCTTCTCCATTGAGCATTATAGTGCCCGGCTGGCTTTCCATCTCCGCAAAGATTCACGCAGAAGATGCTGTTTTGAATTAGTCTGCCCTGGGAAACGCACCTATGAGGTAGGAGCtgggggaagaagaggagcCTTGGTGTTGTTTGATCACAGCGTGGGAGCTCATGGTGCCAGATCCAAGGCACAGGGTGGACCTGCAGGGTTGGGGAGGCTGCGATTCTCCAAACGTCAGCCTCCGGTTCAACAAAACCAGgatcatagagtggcctgggttgaaaaggaccataataataataataataataataacaagcTCTGCAGAAGGTGCTGGTGCTTCTCCATCTCATCCAGTCACCTCCACACGTACCTCCAGGTGACCCTTTGTGCTCGAAGGGCTGAAGGGTTAAATGACAACGCTGGGTTTGGAAAAGcctgtttttaaacaagcactTCAGAGCCTTGCTGAATTCAAACTTCCCGTTTGTTGAGCTTACAAACTGGTGCAGTGAAAAACGTGGTCCAATCCACAGCTCCTTCCAGAGATTCAGGGATCTAGAGCCTTGGTTCACAGTCAGTGTTGTATATTCAATAGGGATTGTGGTTTTCATCTGAATTCTTTTAATGAATTAGGCTTGACAGCCTTCCTTTGGGATAGTCTAgctttgttctgcttctgtttccCTGTTTGGAATAGGGAGATAAAGGAGTGAAATGGCTTCCCCAAAGCCCACAGGACAGACAATGGCAGATCCAAGCACTCAATCCCTTATTTTAGTTCCAAATCTTCTCCCTCTTCACGCATTCAAGAAACAACATGGTAACAGGTGAACCTCTCTCCAGTTCACAGCCCCAAGTCCAGCAGAGGCTGAAGATTGGGTGGATCAGATCCAGTTCCTCCTGAAGGGTGAGTCTGGTAGCTTGGCCCAAGCCAACCTGTTGTGTTCACTGGGGCAAATCCCTGCAGCccttcctgtccctgcaggATCCTGTGGGTTTCTGCTTATCCCCAGGGCCCTGCTGGGgtcacagcagagctcagaggaggATCAGGAGCCCTCCTTCCTCCACCTCTGCTGCTAACCTGTGCAGTCAGCAAGGGGACGGAGGTCTCTCTGCAAGGTGCACGGTGAGCACGAAGTACAGCTGCACAATCTTTGTTGCTTGATTTCAGCTCGCTGCAAATTCCAGCCTGCAGCTTGGCAAAGTCTGCTCTTTTCCACCACCTTGCTCTCTCCCAGCAGATCTGAGTTCCCTCACTATCCCATAcgatgaggaggaggaagagctcTACAACGACATGGGGAGTTCTGACTCCACGACCACAACATCTCACAACACTACCCTGAATCAAGATGATGGGATGGAAGAAGATGACATCTATGAGGTTTTTCCAGGTAAGCGACAAAATGATGAGGTTAAAACCCAAGCCGTGCCCTAACTTTAACCCTGCAAACATGGCAGGAGACCTTGGCCACCAAACACACTGTGATGGGAATGAACATCTCAGGCTCTGCTGAGTTTAATAGGTCTATAACTCAAAGGAGCAGCTCGGTTTCTTTGTTCAGACTGGCTGATGGACTACAAAAGCAAACCCCTTCTGCTCTGGCGAGATGGGGATTTTGTAAATTCAAGTGAGGCAGCTCTTACTGGGCTGCGTTACCTGGAGAATCAGAGTTAGATGATGAAAATGCTCCCTTCTGGGCATGCAGTCATGGCTGTAACATGATTACTGGGCTTCCAAGAGATGATAAAATAACTGCATTAAAGACCAGCGCTTGCTCGCTAGCAGTGCAGGAGGCctggaggcagcagggctgtggctgctgtgagAGAAGCCAGGAGCAATCTCCTTGGCACAGAAACAGCCTGAGAGGGTGACATGATCTGCAACATTTCTCACTGTTGCAGCAGAAATCACAGTGTGAGACGCCCCAGGGCTTGGTCAGGGGGGTCACCTGAGCCTGATTCAAACACACACTGTTCTGCCTCTGTGCTGAGGTTGGCACTGCCCAACACTGTACCTCCATCCCCCCTAGGGTAAGGTTGCTCTCTGTCTGCATTCAGAGGTGCAAAATAGGTccttatttcttcttgtttatttcagGGCTTTGTATCTGtagtgattaaaaaaagaaacaaatgcacCAGAAAGTATGCTGGTGCCCAAGGAGGAAATCTCTGCTTGGCAAGTGGCatccaggcagctgctgggagcagagcaggggtTCCTGGGCTGCCAGCACAACCCCAAGCAGCCTCAGCTCCTGTCTACCTTCATCTTTCCTTCCCGAccttctccttctctgcttACATCATCAGCTCTTTGGGCTGCAGTTCTCTCTTCCTCACCTGCAGTGATCCCTGCACTCAGCAGGAGCCCCTGCTCTGCAGTTCCAGGTGCATGTGAAACCCGAGGGGGTTCAGCATCCCTTGCTGCTGTGGCAGCTGCATCCAGCTCCTCACTGCCCTacggctgccagcagcagctaCAGAGCAGATACCAGATGCGAGATTTGTTCCAAATGGGGCTGATGGTGATCCTGGCACGAGCCTGCATTGTGCTGACCTGGGTACAGACCCttctgttgcccttctctgagaTGCAGAGAGCATCAAGAGCTGCAAATTTGCCATGGGTGTTATTTGTACCCTTTAAATATGCTTAAATGCCCGCCTGTATTGCAGGGCTTTGGAGACTCAAGTTTTTGGGACAAGGGGCAGAGGCTCAAGGCTGCAGCTCCTTGAAAGCTGCCCACATCCCATGGCCATTTCCcatccctcctgcagccctcctggGCTCCCTTCTGCTTGGCCTAAGGCAGGGGGAATGCAGGGGGATTTTTGCCCCATTCCCAGTGCTCAGCCCCTTTAGGGTGAAAGCACAGAGATGATGAGCAGGAGCAGGAATGAGGCAGTGAGGAACCAGGCACAGAATGCATACAGTGGGTCGAAGCAATCCACTCCCCTCAAGTACATCCCCGTTGCACCTCTCACCCCCCAGAAATGTGGGAGAGAGTCCCCATCCAAGCTGGGGGCTCCTCTGGGCCCGACCCCCTCCCTCGTGTCCCGAGTGCAATAGAGAGAtagagagagaggggaaaaaaaaaaaggaaagggggGAAATGAAGAGATAATTTCCTCAGCAAGTCATCGTCGTTAATGAAGTTTTACAAAAACAGATACaaccaaggaaaaataaaatttcacagGTGATAAATTTTTCCAATTTCCCTGGCAGAATTCGATAGGATTGTTAAATTAAGAGTGAAGGTGTCTGTTAGGAAGCAACGAGCAGTGATGGGTAATTTTATAGAGTGGAAAATTGAATCAAATTGCTACATTAAAACACAGCTCCTCTGAGAATGTGCCCAACGCCCAGGCTGCTCCGGCACAGCAGTGGGGCACACGGTGCAATGGCCACGCatagggatgggatggggtcTGCTGGGGGGGTCCCAGACCCCAGGGTGGCTGCCCCATAGGGATGGGCTGCCCTGGTAAATGCGTTCCCCAGGGATGGTGTGATTGTGGTGctctgcacagggaggtgggataGTGAGAAGCGATGCAGACCCCAGGAGatgcatttttcagcatttccctCTGGTTTGCCGTGATAAAATCGAGATACTGACCAAAATCAAACATCCAGGTTTTGATAAGGCAGTTTAGCTTGCAGATGTGATTCAGAGGAGCACCTGGCTGCATGAGGCTGAAGGGCTGCCACATGCAGGGGAACTTGTTGCATTCCCACAGCCACCTTCAGTGCATGCACAGAGCAAAATCTGCACGGATTGTGGCTGGAGCACAGATACAGATCTGTGCAGATGCAGCTCAGCAGCGTGCCAGGCTCAGTGCCTTCACCAGGGCCATCCTCACCATGTTTTGCTGAGAAATCCCAGAcaaatttccttccttcccccctccAAGCCTCCATCCATCACTGCCTTGCAGCCCATcagtgcagggcagcagccGTGGGGCTGAGCATAGCCTGGGGGCTTCCTCTGAGCACCTTTTGCAGATGGCACAGAGCAGTAATCACCATGGCAAGGTGGAAAgaaggggaaactgaggcacagaggtCTGAATGCACCACTGACTCctctgagctgcagagctctcagCTGCCAGGAGGGTGATGCAAACAGCGAGGGCTTTGTGGCTTCATTTCTGCTTGAGACGTGTCCCATCTCATCAAATACGGGGGGAAAAAATGCCTGTGCAGGACACGGTGCCACTGCCACGGTGTTAGCAGACTTTGTCTGGTGTTGCTCATGGAAATGCAGAGTTATTTCCTCCACGCTTTGCCTTTTCCTGCTGCCAGCTTCCCAAGGAGAgtgcgtgtgtgtgtggggTGGATGCACAGAGGGCTCTGGGAAGGGGTTTCCTGAGGACAGCTCAGCTCCAGGGCTggaagcactgcctgcaggaagCGTGTGCAGGGAAGGGATGGAAGGTGGGGGAcacccagcagagctgcagtgtcAGCTCCCCAAAACATGGTCCCATCCCATAGGGGTGCAGCAGCACCCAGGCTGGGGGCTCGATTTGGGGCTTTCTTGGCACAGGGCTCAGTGGGACTGATTCCATGCCAAGAGTGGATCGGGGGGCTGTGGGTTAAAGCATAAAGGAATCCAGATGTGAGGGCTGGGGAGCGTGCATGGGAAAGGTGGAGGCAGAGCGGTGGTGCGGATACATTTACATCCTCCTTTACAAATGCAAAGAGCAGGCCAAAGCCACtttcaataatttatttaaaaatcaatgctAACGAGGTTCTGTCTCGTCAGTGGCCGAGTTTTACAATAAAGTCTGATTTATTTAGAAAAGATCTTTGGTGCCGCTTCCCGTCTAATGGGGGAGCAGCGGCGGTGACCCTCCAACATGGGATCCAATTTGTGACTCACAGCGGAGCTCTGACCCGGTTTGCATTGATCAGAGCTGCATGGGGGAGACGGAGGGGCCACATCCCCACCAGGTGCCACAGGGAAGCGCAGTGTCTGCCCTACTGCTGGGCCACGGGGGATCAGCAGAGAGCCCAGTGCTGGCTTGCTTATGTCTTATGTAAACCTCTTTGCACATGGACCCGTGTTTCTGACAGTCACCATTCCTCAGAgcatccccacagccccccagcTCACACTTAACCTTTCCAGCAGTATCGTTtctcattattcttttttcctgcccCCTTTCCCCATCCTGCACAGCCGTGCCGGTGGCTGCCTGGGTTCCTTTTTCACCTCTctgatttctgcttctgttcacCATCCTCCCATGTGTTTCTGCCCTGGCATTTCTCCTCTCTGTCTCGTTTTCCCCAGGCTGTGAGCGCTGAACAGGAAAGCGTCTCTTCCTATCGGGCACTTGGCAAAGTGCTGCTTAAATTTATGAGGCTATAATAAGTGATTTGTTTTTACCAGTGTTAACAACAATTCATATTTGGATGCAACACGTTTTAAAATATTATCCGCGACTTCCTCCCTCCCACTCTCCACAATTAAGGCAGGAATTTATTATTCTGACAGTCGGATGCTCTCGCAGCCCAAGCCTGCGGGTTTGGTGCAGTGCTAGCAATGGCCTGGCACTGTTCTGTTGCACTCATAGCTCTCCCTGTggcttctctgctctgttttcccCTTCCAGAGAAGGACACCAATGTTCCTGAGGACAGCGAGGACGACGGCAGCGGGCAGCACCGCGGTAAGAGCCCACCCCACGTTGGCCAACCCTATGGATGTCCCAATGGAGGCAACCAGGGGATCTGGAGGTGCAGGTGCCGGTGGAGCAGCACACATCGAAAGGAGGTGGGGCAGACATGACAGGAGATGAGGCAGGACGTGAGTCAGGGCTCAGAGGAAGCCGGCTCTGGGCACGGGAAGCCGGCCGGACGCTCAGCACCGCTGCCGGAACCAACACCGCCCAGAGCAGGCAGCCCCAAGAGCCTCCCAGAGCTCACAGGTTCCCCCCCTCCTGCTTTTTCCTTAGGGATCTGCACCATGGGATGGGAGCGGAAGGTCTGTTTCCTCCCCGGTCCCACCTGCTTCACTTTCCATCACCGCTTCCGTCCTGGCGCAGGAAAGCAGTGCTTGTGTCTGAGCAGCCGGGGTTGGGCTGGGACCTTC from Meleagris gallopavo isolate NT-WF06-2002-E0010 breed Aviagen turkey brand Nicholas breeding stock chromosome 29, Turkey_5.1, whole genome shotgun sequence carries:
- the SKAP1 gene encoding src kinase-associated phosphoprotein 1 isoform X2, with amino-acid sequence MLAGMEEITMRPVEDTGNVLKQGYLEKRSRDHSFFGSEWQKRWCVLHRKTFYYYANEKSKQPKGTFSIEHYSARLAFHLRKDSRRRCCFELVCPGKRTYEFTAPSPAEAEDWVDQIQFLLKDLSSLTIPYDEEEEELYNDMGSSDSTTTTSHNTTLNQDDGMEEDDIYEVFPEKDTNVPEDSEDDGSGQHRGSSRRDYANYYQGVWDCSGEHPNELSFHRGDLIYILSKN
- the SKAP1 gene encoding src kinase-associated phosphoprotein 1 isoform X1, whose amino-acid sequence is MLAGMEEITMRPVEDTGNVLKQGYLEKRSRDHSFFGSEWQKRWCVLHRKTFYYYANEKSKQPKGTFSIEHYSARLAFHLRKDSRRRCCFELVCPGKRTYEFTAPSPAEAEDWVDQIQFLLKDLSSLTIPYDEEEEELYNDMGSSDSTTTTSHNTTLNQDDGMEEDDIYEVFPEKDTNVPEDSEDDGSGQHRGSSRRDYANYYQGVWDCSGEHPNELSFHRGDLIYILSKCLQIATLVLASSHVTDGS